The Oxyura jamaicensis isolate SHBP4307 breed ruddy duck chromosome 5, BPBGC_Ojam_1.0, whole genome shotgun sequence region ctCTTGCATTGAAAAAAGCCATGGTGTTTAGCATGTGGGGATTTATGGGTCTGCTGAAACccgaggggagggggggcatagcagcagcagtggaaaaGATGGCAGCGATCCAAAAATGAAGGGAATCACAAATGCTGCAGGATCTGGGCTCTGTGAGACCAGAAACCCAGAGCTGGGCTCTAGCTGTGTGGCATTTGCAGCTCTGGAGCAGGAAGGAAGTGCTGGACTAGAGCATAATACAGGGGAGTGGATTTAATAGTGATGTGGCAGTAGATCTatgctgcttttaaatgtttctctcacttttcccatgttttcagaaatatacaCAAATTCGTATGATCTTTTTGTGTCTCCAGAAGTAATTATGGTCCCTTTTATTGGTAATGATGGTCTCTGAAACCTTTAAGTACAGAACAATGAGTTTGTAAAGCGAAGGGCCTCGTGCTAAGGGCCTACCCACATTCACTCTGCCTTCTTATTTGGTCACGTTTAACCCACTCTCTAGCTACTTGATGATTTATTATCATCCTTAGCGCATAGGAGAGAGTGTGCTTTAGAGTGAAAGGGATTTATATTTAACATCTTCTCTGCAAAAGACCCTTTTCTGTTGTAGCTTAAATcagaaggcaaagcagaaaaggcagcagaggatTTTGGAATGCCTCTGTGGTGGAGGTCTGCCGCCAGGTGCTGGCTGCTAAGATGCCTGCAGCTGTGACACCTGTCCCTCGTTTGCTGTGGTTGTGAGCTCTGCACCTCTCCGGTTCTCTTTGAGAGCTCAGGCCTGGTACATAAAACACTTGCTACATTTAACCTTCATCTCTCTGATTTTCTGTGGAGAACAACACAACAAACAACTTTCTGAGTGTAAACTGAAGGCAGGGGAAGTGTGTAAGACAGCAGTTGACAAGTTCTATTTGTCTGTGCACACTTGCATATTAACTTTGTTTAGGTAATGCatacatgaaaaatgcatttatgctCAAGGTGAACTGTTATTAATTGAACCAGTACATGACATGTGCTATATAAGCAATAAATTGTGTATATGCGTCAAATGAGCAGCTGAGGCAGTAGTTGTGAGGGTAATTCACATGGCCACGTGTCAGCATACAGTCTGTTTGGGGGCTGAGAAAGAAGTCAGTGGTGTTTGACAGCATTAATGCAAATTGTCCAAGCCGTGCAAGTGATGCATGAAAATTTCCTCACTACTCAGGCTGGCTTTAATGAAAGTGATCTGATACAACTGGCTGAGCTTTAATGTTTCATGCTAGGCAGAGGCGAAGGGCAGTGTTTGTTAAACAGCAACACCTGTGTAAGGCCTCTAGGCATGCTAATTCTGGTGCCTACTGTTACGAGGTGTGCCTTTCTTCCTGATGGTTCAGACAGAGCTTTAGCCCAACAGGCTTGGATGTTTTCTTACATGCTGCAGCAGAATGACCACTCGGATCGTCTGTTGTATCTAAGTCTGCAGGACTTCATTGTTCAGCTTCATTTTACGCTAATGATTGTACCTGAGCTCGCGAAAGAAGGGCAGAGTGATTGGTAAGGAATCAGATTTAGTTCTGAGTTTCTTATTATAGAAAAGaacagggaggggagggagacaCTTGCTTCAAAACTGGGAAGTATCTTAGCTCTTTGTTGTACCCTTTAATCTCCTTATTTTGTTAAAACCACTTCTACAGCTGCACCTCCTGCTTAATTTGGAGAACAAAACCCTAGCAGTTCAACTGGCTGGGGACACTTGAGGCCACAAGTGGAAGGGAAACCCCCATCGAGGGCTAgtcctttcttctccttaatGCACAACTTATTGTGAGAGTTATTTTTAGTGCTGTAATCTTGCTGAGTGCTGCTGAGAGAAACAGTGCCAGGCAGGCTGGCAGGCTTTGAAGGGCTTGAGAAATGGGATTTCCTGTTCCACCGGCTTGGAGCTGACTCTTGCCATTGTCGGGAGCTATTATCACCTTCTCCCAGACAAAGCAGATAACACAGCTTCAAGGTCAGGGAAGACACAAGCTCTCATCAACAGCATTAGTGCGAGGGAGAGCTTGCTTGCAGTCAGGGTGCGTGTTTCTgtagctgctgctcctggggatgCTGCCTGTGCAGCCGGGTCTGCGTATGAATGGCAGAAGCACTCaacagctgaggttggaagggttTGCTGGGGACTGTGTGGGCTCACCCCTGCTCAAAACCTCTCAGGGAAGCTTGTTCCAGACAcacctgctggggacaggagggaaatCTTGTTTCCCCATGCTTCAGCTTCTCACTGAGCTGCTCTTTGCAGTGGCTCTTGCACCCCTGCTGAGTTTCATCTCTTCTAGGGACGTAGGTGGGACTAGAAGGCAGCACTGGCCCAGTCCTGCTATGGCCATGGACTTCCCTCTGTGCTGTCTGGAACAGCAGGAGAGAGGTCAATCTAGGGAAGCAGCAAGCCTTGATTCAGGGAGCACTTTtagattagaaaataaataaataaagtcaggaaaaaaacaactgtatttGCAGTAAAGTCTCATATACGATTGAAAATCTATTCAGATTGAGACAGTGACTTCAACTTGCAGCGTCTGTTCTGTCTGGATAATTCCTCTGAGTGCACCTTCATTCCTAACACAGCTAGTTTACAGAATAGATGAAACAAGGCTCTCCTGACTCCATACCAAAGCATGCTGGAGTTACCTGAAATTAGATTTCAGGGTAACCCTGTTCATGACAATTGGCTTGGTCTGGCCTGCTATTTTTATAAATAGTATAATGAAATAGTGATTTCTCTGCTCTCTGAAGCAAATTACTTCCATGCTTCTGCTACAGTTTATCAAATGCATCAGGGGATCTGTGGGAGCTACATTAGTTAGGGATGTTCTGAagctatgcaaaaaaaaaaaaatatatatatatatatatatttagcaatATTTCAGATGATGTCCTGACTGAGACCCCACATCACCATGTGGGAGCGCTCTGCTCCAGTTGGTACAGGGTTCCTGATACTTTCTTTTGTGCATAAATGCTGGAGTTGCTGGCGCCTGATGGAGACATCTTGATGGGAGCTGTTTGGATGTTGCTGTGCTTCACATGGGACTTTGGCACGACCTTTTGCttacactgaaataattcagaaatgctttgaggaggactggacccagcacaGGCATCTGTGGCACATAGTGAGGCTTGCTGGCATCCTGGTCTTAAACTGCTAAACTTTATTCTTCTGTCAAAATATAGATTCAAAAAACCAGCTGACCTTTCTCACTGAGTCTGGAGGCATTAATTTAACAGTACTGGTATGGCACAGCAGGTATCTCAGAGCAAGACAGCACAACTCTcatccctgccccagcccttgTGTTAAATGCATGAGATATCAGAGGCTGAACAGTTCCTAACTTAACATAAAACAGGCTGTGCTGGTGGTTTTCCTGGCACTAGCAATGCTATGCTTGCGTATAACCATGGgggtgccccagcagccccatggGGCAGAGAATGTCCAtgctctgctggctgtgcaAGGGGCTcgaggaaggcagcagcacgggCTTTTCCCCTAGCTGCTGCCCAAACAGGGAGCCACAGGAGTCCTTTGGGCAACCCAGGCGCAAATGGACCttgagggaaggaggaggtaAGGTTGTTTTACTGCTTGGTGCTTAAAAAGAACCGGCAGTTTCTGTGGTTTATGCATTAGAAAAGACTGAGTAGGCTGGTCAAATCAGTTTGGAAAAGTTAATGGCACTAAGACACAGAAAGGGAACTTAGTATGGAATATTTCAAGAGAGACAGACTGATAGTTGTTGCTTCAGCCGATGGGCATCTGCACAAGGCCGTTGGCCTCACAGGGTTAAACTAGCTTTAGCTCAGGCTCCAAACAAACAATAATTCTGGCTTCAGGTCTTACTTCTGCCTCATTCTTCTTGCTGTTCTGTGTGCTCagctcagagcacagcagctgatACAGCTGCTGGAGGATCCCGCAGTTCCAGGGAAAACGTCTGGGCTTTGCTGACATAGCTGTGAGCTACGGGGAACAAAATGGTGCTGCGGAGGGCAAAGCTCCTCTGCAGCGTCAGGGTCCTTTCGGGCTGTTCATGTGGCTTGTGGTACACAGGAGTTCAGAGAAGTGCCTTGAGCGTTCCCTTCTGAGTTTTACATGAAGGGTCTTGTAACGCAAGTGGGCTTGTTTTATAAAGCAGTGCTCCACAGCTCAGTTTGTGTGATGGTCCACCCTGCACATTTTACGATtgagaagaatgaaaatctAAGAAATTCTCTTAGCTTAAGTGGAGCAATTTTTGTTTGATGCACTAGCTCTAGCTTTTAGTCTTGTTGCTGACATGTAGGggcttggttttgctttattgaCCCAACCAGGGGCCAGCTACAggcatttaagaaaataaatatgtagcAGTTATAAAAGTAGTTCTGCTAGGTAAGGAGCGTGTGGACTGCTGTGTCTCATGGTTGATTCAGAGCTCTGATTTGTCCCTTTGTGTTTGGGGGTTTCCATGAGTGCGTCCTTGTGGGGGCTCTGTGGCATCTAGGAACATGGGAGCCTCGGTTGCAATCATTGCCCTGCACAGGAAATGTGAAGACTCATTTGCAGgctctctctccccttccagTGGTTGCTTGTTTCTGTAAAACATGTAGAAACTTTTAAATCGCTTTGAGACACCAGACTTACAGGGTTGGTTGCAAGGAGCCAACAGTTCAAAAGTTTAGGgtaggcaaaaaaaatgataataaattaaaaaaaaaaaaaaaaaaaaaaagatgggcaGATGGAGTGCATGCTTCAGCTTTCTTCGATTTGAATACTGGGCTTTGAAAAAAGctcctgctttcatttcatgGGCCAGACGTCTTTcaccagcaaaataaaacaatgctcTTATAAACCACCTGAGCTATTTATTTGAGGAGCACCTGGATCAGCAGTGAATGTTAATTCAATAATAACAGATAATTAAACTGTTATAATAggttttttaatctctctcctCCAGCTGTAAATTTCACTTTTTACCTTCATCAGGGAGACTATAAGGAAGCGCAGAGGGCTCCTAATCCACTCAGAATTCCTTGATGGATTGCAGTATTTGTCCTGCTCTTGCCTTTAAGCAGTGGTTACACCACGAGACTAACTTTACTCATGGGTTGCCATCTTGTCACCAACCTCAGTCCAGGTCCATGCTGGTGTCCAGCCACCTCCTGGCCAGGCCGAAGCCCACAGGCCCAGTGCTGAAGGCACATGGGACCCACAGCCCGTCCTGGTGGGGACTTCGGGGCTGGGAGTGCAGGACACAAACCTGCTGCCTGTCGCCATGCCCCGCAGCTGTGGCAGAACAGCTTGTGATTGCTAGGGGCTGAACTTTGTTGTTCAGGTGGTGCTGTGCAGTCTTGTGGTGCTTCAGGCTTGAACTTAGCGTGTCTCAAACTCAGGTGGGTGCGAGGTGAAAATGTCATGAGGAAGGAGCTTTATCTGTCCAGCTGGGAACTGCTGGCCTGGCTCTCCTTTGCCCTACACATGCCATCTGATTCTTCCCAAGCATTTGGACTTCACACAGCCAGTGGTGTTCGGTGGCATGATGCCTGCCACTGTTGGCTTGCAGCACCTGGCTACCCCACCTGGTACCTACTTCCCAGGGTCAGCCTTCGGGGAGTGAAACGAGGGGCCTGCTCAAACCCTTGGGTCAATCAGTGCGTATTCAGTCGGCGCATATTGGTTCTTTGCAGTTCTGCAGGCCATGAGTGTCGCTGGTGTAACAATAAATGAGTTTGCAGTGACGAAGAACGGCACTCACTGAGGTCCCAATGCACACCCTACCTGTCCGAGCTGCGGTCCTGCTCGCGTGCCAGGACCGATCACTGCACAGCACCCATTCTGTAGATTTAGGCCagtttaaaagtgtttttaaaacaggtTATTTAAAGACATTTGCTATTATTATTTGGGCTTTCTTGATAATGTCCTTAGATTAGCCAAAGCTTTCACAGTTCAGTTCCAGCTGGTATGGCTGGTCCTTAAGCACAATTTATCTTCTGCTTCTAACTCctgtcaaaatgttttttgtagcCACAAGGATTCAAGCCTACTTTCCAGAATTGTTGAGTGTCACTAAGCCTTGTTGAAAAGGACAGGATACTACTTTCTGTTACAGGTTTTCTATAGATTTCATGTAACTGTAAGAAATGCGGATTATTCGGTATCAGTTTCCCATTCTCTTCTGCATTATCCTTTGCAAGTAGAGTGAAGCACAGGGCTCTccttgttaataaaaataaatgcttttaataagCAGATATAAGTACCCTGGCTACCTGTGATACCAGTGTCCCTGAATTTGTTACAAAAGAGTAGATTTCCTTTACTTTTAGTCATTGAAATCAAGACGTACTGTAGGCCTCTGTACTCTGTCCTGACACAGACTGTAAAGAGTCCAGTAGCAGCATGTGatgagagcaaaacaaaaatcccaggTTGGCCAAGGCAGAGAATGGGGatgaatttctgtattttgtttacCAGAATTTATGTGAGAGTCAGGCCTTCTACCTGAGGTGCTCCGCAAGCTTTGATGCTTGGAAACAGACAATTCCTTGAGTTGATTTAGGGCATAAATCCTGTGGATGTCAGGTTTTTGTGTTTGATGCTTAGTCAAGTGCAATttggaggggaaaggagaactCACGCATGGAAATGGAGCTTTCAAGTATAAGAAAGAGCACTGGCCTTTCCTTAAGGCCCAGAGTCCCTgcaaaaggaagcagaaggggACTCCTCACTGCTGTGTGGCCTGATGGGGCTGTTCATATCCATCGGTGTGTGGTGCAGGAGAGCCATGCAGCATGTCCTAATCAGCCTGATGCCTGCTGGGTCCCTGGGTCACTTCACTGGGCTGCTGTGGTGGTGAAATCTGTGACTGCTGCCAAAGATTGGTCTGTTTTCCCTGCATAGGTTTCCTTTGGCAGTCCTTGAGGCAGTGCTTGCTTTGGGCAAGTGTCCTTTAGGCCTTACTGCTGGCAGGTGAAGTGGCAGTTTCACAGAGGCCGAAGTCCCTCGTGAGATTGCCTTTGCCCAAGCCGCTGCTGGGGAGGgttgctctgctctgagcaggaagGCCTCTAGCCCGGGCTCGTCGTGCCTTTGCATTGCAGTTATGCCAGGGACCAGAAAAAGGAGGAGTTTTATGTTAAGGGGCCTTGCACAACTCATTTCACCAGCTCCACCCAGAGTACCAGGAGCTGTCTGTGCTGCATACAGCTGCAGCACGAGTACCTCTGAGCTGGGCGGTGGTGCCACTcgtgctgcaggcaggaacaTCGGCCTCCCTTAGTAAGTTTGGCCAGGTAAACCAACAGCCTAGGTCTCTGGCCTCGGTTCAGATGGTGGAAGGGTGTCTGTGGCTTCCAGTCCTTCTGTTACCAGATGAGGCAGAGAGCTGAGGATTGCCTTAGAGGTTAGAGGACGATGTGAGCTTGTTTGACAAAGCATGGCTGTGTGAGATCAGCATGCTGGGTAAGCTCCTGTAACGCCCGATCGTTCTTTTGTGGGTGTGCTGATTTCTTTGGCAGTCTCTTGGTCTTCCGTTTGTTACCTGACAGCATTTCCCCAAGCCCGGGtgccttccagcagctcctctctgtGGCTGTGTCTGGCTGGCACCAGCAGTCCCACAGAGCCAGTGCCCGGCTCTCACCGTTTGGCTGCGCTCCATACGTGCAGAGCAGTCCGTAAGATGCGAggtcaatttttatttaagttctTGGTTAAAAGGTGCTTGGGCATGCATAAAATGAGAGTGCTCTGTGGGATCTCAAGCTTGATAACTTTCTGCAATTCTCAGGCAAGAGAGCAGGGTGTAGAGATGCTTTTGCTGGGTTGCGCTGGATGGTGCCTGAGTCAGTTTCTACCTTGTCACTTCTGGGGCTTTCTTTGGGTCGGGGTGAAGCTGTTCCCATGATACCTATGGTTTATTGCCTTGAGGTCAGTGCCACAGGTGGCTGTTTCTGTGAGACTTGTGGTTCCGTTCTCATGTCCTGTTGCTGCCAGTGGCCAGAGTTAGCTGATGTTGATCTTGTTGCTTGCTTACCTGCTGCTGGCATTCGCTCCAGGTGTTGTGTGCGAAGCAGCTATTGTCCTGGTTTTACTTACAGGTACTTATGCTCGGATTTAAGGACACATCAGCCTCAAAGAAAGACTGATCACAACACAAAATAGCTGTGTGACtgtgtcaaaaagaaaaaaagtttcagctTTCTGGTGTTTTGTGCTTTACTTTATGCAGCCTCAGCTCTTCAGCATCTCACTCTTGCATATAGCACACCAAATGGGGAATGTAACCCTACATAACATAGATGGAgatgttgtttttaagaaaacaaacaaacaaacaaaaaaaaacactaggcCTGCAAAAGGCATGTGCTGGGGGTAAGGGGATAGCTGGAAAGGTTTCTTCTAGCAGGATGTGTAACAGTTTGGTTTGTGCGCTTGTTTTATGTAGCAGCCGTGCTGCAATGGCTCTGTACTTCATTGAGCACTAGGGATGGGGAAGAAGGGTGGGCTGAACGCAGACTAATTAGGTGCCTCTGTTGTAGCAGCTTTGATCAATTTACAAAACACATGTAAGCAGACGTGCCAATTCTGTGTTAGGGGCCCTACACCCCTCTTCTAGATGCCAAGGGATTTGGGGATTCAAGCTCAGTACTCGCACTCTGTCTGGCCACAGGGCAAACTGCGACACACACAGACTGTCACTGACAGGCTGCACTTTGCAGGCTTGGTGGCACTTGTGTATCAATAATGTTATATTACAGCATAATTCAGTAACCTCTGAAATATGCTTGGACACCTCAAGGCTGATCTTTACAGTAATATTTACTCCTGGCAGGAAGATTGTTAGTGTTGGCACTTATTTGAGTGTTTTCCTTATTCCCACTGCTAAAATCAACAGGATAGGCCTCGCTAAAATAGGATTtgttatttgctttctcttaagCTGgttgtaaaatataaaaaaaagatcactCTGTTAGATGAAGCTTCTGTACTTTCAGGCGTATCGAATGTCTGCAGACGCAACTCAGGACAGCTGCCACGACCAACCACTGGCTCTCCTGGAGGAAATAGCTATGCTGGTAGCTGAACCAATGTGCACTGCTTTGCATCCAAGCATGGGTTCCCAGACTGCTAGGTCCTGTCAGTTCTCCTAGGGGAAGGTAAGGCACAGCCAAACATTTGATAGCTTCCACGCTGAAGTTTGCGATCATGCACAAAGCTAAGGCAGTCTTTCCAGAGAGCTGAACTGCCTCTTGTTCAACTCGAACCTTTCCCAGGTATGTCATTTCCAACTGGCCTTTTATTAAGACAGTGAGTGCATTTTTACAAGTAGATAATGAATGACCAGAAATACTTGGATTTGGGTTGATGGCCTTGCTATTACTTTCTTACCTTTATTTCTACTGTAGGCTGTCACTGCAAGTAGCACAGGGGCCTTACAAATGGCATTGTTCTGATAGCTTTTGCTCACTTCAGATAAACCAGCTGATGCTAGACTTGTCCCTTGATGTAGGAAATTGTTATGGGAAGGCTCAGGTCAGCGTGACTGGAGAATGAACAGGAATATTCATCAGGATTTGACAGCATCAGCAGGAGGATATGGTGGGGAAGCTGTGCCCTCAAACACTTCTGCAATCTGGAAACAAGCAGGTGACAACTCTGGGCCCACGAAGCAGGGGATGTTTTCTCTCACATGCTCCTCCACTTCCCTTTTCCTGTACGtgtgctttttctgctcttttcctcaTGTTTATAACatcttgatttttattctcactcacacctttttcttcctttacctATGGTTGCTTTTGTGTACTTCttcacaggcttttttttcttagctgagctttttctttttttcttcccttcttgcttgtgtttttttgtattTGCGCTTTTCCTTGTCTATTTGCTTTGCAGTTGTTCTCATTGCTCTTGAGCTtgctctccttttcccctttctacTGATGCCCAGTGCAGTTAGAGCTCATTCAGGAAACCTTTCTAGGATTCATGCCATGTCAGTTATTAATAATGTATATACCTCAGGCTAatgatttaaaagcagtaacaaaCAATTCCCAGAGTGTTTGCTGCAGATTGGGTAGAAGCACATTTGCAAGCAAAACTTGGCATTTTCCCAACTGGAAATCTGGAGTGCCAGAATTCGGTGGATATGGTAAGAAAAAGAGTAATATTGCTGTCCAGATACAATATTGATCCAGGTACTATATGATACACTATTTGCTGCAACGTATCCGGGAGCCCACTAGATGTACAGTATTTAAATGTGTAAAGACAGGAAATTTGCTCCTTTCCATGTGTCCCTTATCCTTGGGTCTGCAGGTTTACCTGGGGAGGAGGTTCTTAGCAATACCAGAAAGGGCAAGAAATTGATTATAAATCCTATATTACAGGATGGAAGACTCAGAACTGTTCATAAAGCTGGCTGACAGCAAGGTTAACTGCATCAGTGGTGAAAGGGAAGCTTTGGGTGGATTCCAGTGACTTTCGACGctgcaaacacaaaaccaaaacttaTGGCTgatagatttgtttttattattatagaaCAGATGAACTAAAATAAGCCAACAATATAATTTTATGCCAACAGCCATCTTTCTAGCACAGGCGGTGACGGACTCAATGTACtacccttctcctccctccctgggcCTCCATTCAACAGGAAGCAAATGATGGTGGCTCTGGACGTGGTAAGTTTTAGACTCCAGTGATCTCACACTTTATTCATAGAGATGTGCCTGGGAAAAGAGGAGGTGGGGGGAGCAGAGAAGAGAGCATATATTTTGTAGGAGCGATAAGCAGAAAGGCTTGTGGATCCTTTTGCACGTTCACATGTTGTGACCAGGTAGATGGGACAACTGGAGAATCATGCCCACTCTCAGCACGTAGCAAGCCCCTAGCTGCTACTCTAGTCAAGCCAGGAGCTTCTTCCCATTCCAAGCTAGCAAAGGGCAAGATGCACTCAACGGGGGAGTTTTTGGCAGGGGGTAAGGGGCAGTCTatggaaaaccaaacaaaaaaaaccactccccccccccccccccccccccccccaaaaaaaaaaaatctgcattttaagcCACTTCAAAGTAAAAGTCACTTCTTATAATATaatagataattttaaaatggcagGACCACCATCCTAGAAAGACAAAGGGCTTGCACTCAagaccaaagaaagaaaaaccaaaacaaccaaaccaaaaaaaagccaagagtGGCCCCACTCTCAAACTTGGCTCTTCTCTAAAAACAGCACTCATCATCCATCTGAATAGGTAAAAGGAGGagtggacagaaaataaaataaaattggtgcAACTTCTCGCCAGGTGGCGCATTAAACCAAAGCTCCATACAGTCCCATATGACTACACGTCCTGTGGTGGCAGCataatttctttcagctttcattgCTGTATATGTCTGTATGTATATCTgaacatatacatacacatacacacataatatataatattgtttttaatgttagttTAGATCCTGTAGGAGGGCTCATCTCTCTTTCACATGATTCTGTGCTCCTGCGCTGTTGCTGCTCCCGTTGCCGCTCCCGTTACTgctgctcccgctgctgctgcagaggaccTCTGTGAGGTCGTCCATGATGGTGGTCTCTTTAGGGTCCACCAGGTTGAACTCCCTGATGAATAGGATAAAGTGTGTGTAGAGCGTGTTTAAATGTCCGTGCAGCTCCAGTGCCAAAGTCTCCTTAAAGTGTGAGGAGTAGATATGGGCCAGCACATGGAACAGGTACTTGCAGATCTTCTTCACTAAGGACTCAAACGAGTTTGGGAATTCCTTGCctgaaaggaagacagagaaacaCCGTGTCAGTTCCAACTGGTCACCTTGAGCTCCGTATCAGCATTTTGTCCTGTCCGGGCTGTGGTTAAGTGCAACCAGCCCACCTTAAAGGGAACTCTCGGGCAATAAAGGCAATTACTTCACAGGCAACTGATGGGCCCTGTATCATCTTCCCAACATGTTCTTTTTACAAGACTTAAGGGGAAGAGTCTAAGGttttaagtgttttcatttaaagttaAGCTTTTAAACCCTAAGGTtcaaaaatcaggaagaaaatgtaataattctttaaaccactttttttttttttgatactgcctgtaaaaataatgagaagTTCTTCTGGGTTCTTATCTGGTTTGTCCAGGAGGAACAGATTTTTCCGCTGAAAGTGCATAATAGTTATGAGACCATTTAACAGATCATGAAATGGAAACTAAAGTACTTGGCAGACTTCCCTCATTTCATTATTGAAATTCTATCAAATGggcaaagaaatggaaatactgGCTGCCTTCTCTCAGGTGCGATCCAAATGATGCTTGCCTACCTGTGCCATTTGCTCTAGGgatcctgctttggcaggagggttggacccgatgatctctcgaggtcccttccaacccctacaattctgaTTCTTGCTGGAGCATTACTCTGCCCTTATTGTAAAAGGCAATTGTTGGACAACCACTCCTGGTAATACTGAAAGTGAAACTGAGgcaagcaaaaaagaaaaacctgccATCCTATGCAAGATGCACAACAGGAACTATGTTACTGGTCTACAGTACACCCTGGACACATTGACTTACATGAAAGGCCTTGCTGCCTTTTGAATTAGCATAtttaaacaataataacaaaaataacaacaaaaactcaaaGTGCACCTGCCTTACTGGGCATTGCCTCCTTCCAGATGCTTATAGGTAAATGCTGTTGGCTGAACATGTGTGATATTGTAACATCCTAGTTCCCCAGCTACCGGGTGAAGTGACTCAGGAAGCCTTCTGCTTTTAGTCTGGATTAAGCCCATCTACAATAACTTCTGCTCAAcaagtctctctttttttccgCTTAATCAAAGTCATTGCAAGGAGCTATCTTGTTAAGATACAAATTGAGttaaaattatgtttgtttcttttcgGTCCTTAAAAATCATGTTCTTATTTAATTTCTGGAGGGGAAAGGAGATTCTAAACAATCTGTTAGGCAAGGAAGACTAGCCACGTTCCTGGCAATGCAATTTATTTCCCCCTTAATACATCAGGGCTCTAAAggatataataaaaaaaacaacaaggctAAATTTTACTAGCATTGCACCGTGTTAGATACCCACATACTGacagtttttctcctctctgaatACAGGCTTTTTCGTACCGTATTTTGTTGGAAAGACGTCCTCATCTGTTACTAGTTTCTGCACAGAACTCATGACGAAGTCAACATACTGAGGAGCAGTGCACTTGATCTTCTTTCCCCGCTCATCATACCAGTAGTACTGTCTGTGGAGAGAATCGACAGCGTCACCATGTTGCGCCTCGGATC contains the following coding sequences:
- the MOB2 gene encoding MOB kinase activator 2 isoform X1, producing the protein MNTFICFHLPDKRPTKVLKCFRKSKGKPNGKKPAPEEKKLYLEPEYTKSRITDFEFKELVMLPREIDLNEWLASNTTTFFHHINLQYSTISEFCTGESCQTMAVCNTQYYWYDERGKKIKCTAPQYVDFVMSSVQKLVTDEDVFPTKYGKEFPNSFESLVKKICKYLFHVLAHIYSSHFKETLALELHGHLNTLYTHFILFIREFNLVDPKETTIMDDLTEVLCSSSGSSSNGSGNGSSNSAGAQNHVKER
- the MOB2 gene encoding MOB kinase activator 2 isoform X7, yielding MKSKGKPNGKKPAPEEKKLYLEPEYTKSRITDFEFKELVMLPREIDLNEWLASNTTTFFHHINLQYSTISEFCTGESCQTMAVCNTQYYWYDERGKKIKCTAPQYVDFVMSSVQKLVTDEDVFPTKYGKEFPNSFESLVKKICKYLFHVLAHIYSSHFKETLALELHGHLNTLYTHFILFIREFNLVDPKETTIMDDLTEVLCSSSGSSSNGSGNGSSNSAGAQNHVKER
- the MOB2 gene encoding MOB kinase activator 2 isoform X5 — protein: MDWLMGKSKGKPNGKKPAPEEKKLYLEPEYTKSRITDFEFKELVMLPREIDLNEWLASNTTTFFHHINLQYSTISEFCTGESCQTMAVCNTQYYWYDERGKKIKCTAPQYVDFVMSSVQKLVTDEDVFPTKYGKEFPNSFESLVKKICKYLFHVLAHIYSSHFKETLALELHGHLNTLYTHFILFIREFNLVDPKETTIMDDLTEVLCSSSGSSSNGSGNGSSNSAGAQNHVKER
- the MOB2 gene encoding MOB kinase activator 2 isoform X4 gives rise to the protein MLPELSVKHQMKSKGKPNGKKPAPEEKKLYLEPEYTKSRITDFEFKELVMLPREIDLNEWLASNTTTFFHHINLQYSTISEFCTGESCQTMAVCNTQYYWYDERGKKIKCTAPQYVDFVMSSVQKLVTDEDVFPTKYGKEFPNSFESLVKKICKYLFHVLAHIYSSHFKETLALELHGHLNTLYTHFILFIREFNLVDPKETTIMDDLTEVLCSSSGSSSNGSGNGSSNSAGAQNHVKER
- the MOB2 gene encoding MOB kinase activator 2 isoform X3; the protein is MRLKRNGSYTLNGKSKGKPNGKKPAPEEKKLYLEPEYTKSRITDFEFKELVMLPREIDLNEWLASNTTTFFHHINLQYSTISEFCTGESCQTMAVCNTQYYWYDERGKKIKCTAPQYVDFVMSSVQKLVTDEDVFPTKYGKEFPNSFESLVKKICKYLFHVLAHIYSSHFKETLALELHGHLNTLYTHFILFIREFNLVDPKETTIMDDLTEVLCSSSGSSSNGSGNGSSNSAGAQNHVKER
- the MOB2 gene encoding MOB kinase activator 2 isoform X2 — translated: MVGDHCSLPGERPVRAPSPKAGLSCKMVLQAVGKVLRKSKGKPNGKKPAPEEKKLYLEPEYTKSRITDFEFKELVMLPREIDLNEWLASNTTTFFHHINLQYSTISEFCTGESCQTMAVCNTQYYWYDERGKKIKCTAPQYVDFVMSSVQKLVTDEDVFPTKYGKEFPNSFESLVKKICKYLFHVLAHIYSSHFKETLALELHGHLNTLYTHFILFIREFNLVDPKETTIMDDLTEVLCSSSGSSSNGSGNGSSNSAGAQNHVKER